The genomic stretch AGCCGTGCTCAGCCAGCCGGGAGAATACTACCTGCTTTTTGTAAAAGAATTCAACCGGAAAGAGGATGTCTGGTATGATGGGTTTATTGATTTTTATTCCAGGTCTGCTTTGCCGGTTTATGTGGTAACGGCCGACAGTAAAACAGCGAACACGGTATTCAACAGAACGGGGCAGGCTGCTGTGCCGGTATTTACCTGTGACGTTACAGCCATCAAAACGGCTGCACGGGTAAACCCTACGTTGTACAAAATGAACGGGCCTGTAATTAAAAACAAGTGGAGCTGGGAAGACGCCAGGAAGATCGTAAAGTGAGGTAACATAAACCGAAAGCATGACCTACCTCTTTAAAAAATTATTCTATTCTGTATTTGTACTGCTTGGGGTAGTGGTACTGGTCTTTGTCATGTTCCAGGGTTTTGGAGATCCCGCCCGGATGGTCGTTGGACAAACGGGCGATAAGAAAACCATGGACAATATACGGAGTGACCTTTACCTTGACCAGCCGAAATGGAAGCAATTCTTTCTTTATCTCAATGATGTTTCACCCATTTGTGTTCACAGCCGGGCGGATATTGAAAAGAGGGAGCTCCGGGGTTTTTTTACCGGGGGAGAGAACAGGTTTGGCATAAAGATGCCCTACCTGCGCAAAAGTTATCAAACCAAAAAACAAGTGGGGGAGGTATTGCTGGAGGCTTTGCCCGGCACATTGATCCTGGCTTTTGCTGCCATGCTTTTTGCCAGCTTCACCGGTATTTTGCTTGGAGTGCTGGCCGCAATTAAAAAAGGGACCTGGCTGGATACCACGGCGGTGTTCTCCAGTATTGCCGGCATATCGGCGCCTTCCTTTTTTATGGCCATCATCATTGCATTTTTATTTGGGGTGGTACTGCATGATTATACCGGCCTGAATTTAACCGGTAGCTGGTACGACATTGATGAAGTGACCGGGGCAAAATACCTCAACCTTAAAAATCTTATCCTTCCTGCGTTCACATTGGGCATCCGCCCGCTGGCCATCATCACA from Chitinophagaceae bacterium encodes the following:
- a CDS encoding ABC transporter permease; its protein translation is MTYLFKKLFYSVFVLLGVVVLVFVMFQGFGDPARMVVGQTGDKKTMDNIRSDLYLDQPKWKQFFLYLNDVSPICVHSRADIEKRELRGFFTGGENRFGIKMPYLRKSYQTKKQVGEVLLEALPGTLILAFAAMLFASFTGILLGVLAAIKKGTWLDTTAVFSSIAGISAPSFFMAIIIAFLFGVVLHDYTGLNLTGSWYDIDEVTGAKYLNLKNLILPAFTLGIRPLAIITQLTRSSMLDVLNQDYIRTAYAKGLPKRAILFKHALRNALNPVITAVTGWFAELLAGAFFIEYIFGWKGIGKVTVDALEKLDYPVVMGSVLLSACIFILINLFADVLYRIIDPRIKSS